A segment of the Zingiber officinale cultivar Zhangliang chromosome 8B, Zo_v1.1, whole genome shotgun sequence genome:
TGCCCACATGAGGCTTCTAGCTCCGGCGAAGGTCTCCGATGACGATAAGTTGGTCGAGTACGACGcccttctcctggatcggttcCTTGACATCCTTCAAGATCTCCACGGCGAGGAAATCAGAGAGACGGTATGCTCACTCTGTCTGTGTTTTTGATGTTTGCGGTTTGATCGGGTCTTTGATGCCGTTTTGGCTGAGATACAAGGAAAtggaagaaaaattgtttttcttAGATGTGATTGACCGGTCGAAGTGGGTGGTATTGGTAAATCATTTTGATTTTACATCGTGTTGGATGGTTCTTATGTTGATCCATTCGAGCTACTTCTTGGCAGGATCCTAAGGTCGTTGTTCGTTTCTTCCTTTTGTTTGAAGGTGGCTTTCGTTGCTCTGTTCGGGTAGTTTAGATGTTTAGCCTTCCCAGCTAGGGGCAACCTGAGTACATTCTTGACTGGGGTATTTGGACAAAGTACTCTTTTGCTCGCGAGTTGGGAACTCTGACTAAGTTCTAAGGTGAATGGAGAAAGATACTGTGATTCAGGTTGACCTAGGTGAGAATGAGCGTCCGTTGAGGTGGTTAATGGCTTAGATGAGATGCCTTCTTTTTTTAGTGAGTAGAGTGGAGGTCGAGGTCTGAGATGGTATGTCATGATAGAGGGGATTGCCAGGTCCAAGTCCCACACAAGTTACGTTCTTTTATAAAGATATAAGAGTCAAGAAGCAGTCTATGGTTGAAACTTGGACTTCAAACGATGTCTTGGATGCCCAATGCAGGTTGGCTTATAGCTGAACTTAGTGTGGAGGATAAGATTTTGAGGGCTGGTGTCCTTCCAAGTTTTACAGTCTGTAGATTGCCACGCCATTTGCAGGCTCATATTCTTTCAAATTCACTATTTGGTTTCATCATCTGATGAAGCTAATGGATTTTTTACGAATACATAATTGGAAGCTTGCTTCTATTTTTGATAAGTCTAAGGCAAAGTCACCGCTTAAGAGTTTTAATTATGCTTTATATGAAGGTAGGATTCAAACACAAGACTATGAGAACAACTTTTGAAGTCCTTACCATCTAAGCGAGTCCAGATCCTCTGGTTTGCAATTCCTGGATCCTTCCACAATTTGCGCATCGGACTGTGGTCAGAATCCGGCCAAAATTGACTACAATCTCCTCTGGGTTCACTTTCCCACCTAGATTATAATTTTGGATCAAGCCAAGGCGATCGGAGGCCGTGGCGGTGGGCGGATTGTATGGTGTTGAGCAGGGGGGCCCACCCACCACCAGTGGCCTCCGGCCGCCTGACTTGACCCAAAATTATAACCTAGGTGGGAAGGTGAACCCAGGGGAGCTCGCAGCCAATTTGGTCGGATTCCGGCCGTGATCCGATGTGCAAATTGCGGAAGGGACTAGGGATTGCGGATCAGAAGATCTGCTGTCCATCTAAGCAAGCTAAAAGTTTTGACTTGTGCTTGCATTTTCCATGTCAGGTTCAAGATTTGTATGAATTTTCTGCTGAATATGAAGAGAGACATGAATCTCAGAAGCTAGAGGAGCTGGGAAAGGTGTTGACTAGTTTGGATGCAGGTGACACTATCGTGGTTACAAAATCGTTCTCCCACATGCTTAACTTGGCCAATCTGGCTGAGGAGGTCCAAATTGCCTATCGTAGAAGGATAAAGCTGAAAAAGGGGGATTTTGTAGATGAAAATTCTGCAACAACTGAATCAGATATAGAGGAAACACTTAAGCGTCTTGTGGTGCAGCTGAAGAAGTCCAAAGAAGAGGTATTTGATGCTTTGAAAAACCAGACAGTTGATCTGGTTTTGACTGCACATCCGACTCAGTCAGTCAGAAGATCCTTGCTCCAGAAGCATGCAAGGTTTGTTATTAACTGTCAATTATAATCTACTTGCCAAAATCATTTTGGGAGCAAATAGGTTGTTGGTTTTTTCCTCGATGAGCTAGTGTAGATGCATTTAACCTGGTCCATTTgtggatttaatttttaaatactgGAAAGGATATTGgaacaatttatttatttattggttttcttTATACCTCTTCTTTTTGTCCTACATAATTCTCATAAACTTCATGATGAGGACCTGCATCATTGCTATACTTTCTAGTTGCACACACTGTCACAGTTAAAACTGGCCCTATATCTAAAATGCAAATGAATTGACTGCTATATCTCTAAATCTTAGAAAAAAATTCATCTTAATATTCTTGGTGTATTGTACTTGTTTAATAATGATTAGTGGTAATGAAATGAAGTTGGCATCTTTCAAGCTAAAAGACGATGATAATTGGCTTCTTACATATGATCCATACTTTTAATCAGGATAAGGAATTGTTTGACTCAGTTGAATACGAAAGACATCACTCCTGATGATAAGCAGGAGCTTGATGAGGCTCTTCAGAGAGAGGTAATTCTACCACATGCTGAACGTTACATTAAATGAGCATCTTTTTAATTTCTGCAACTTTTCATGGAGCTGGAAGCTACATGTTTGATTTTGGGATCTTTTTTAATCTTGAAACAGAGGAGAGAGAAGAATCTAAGCCTGTTTAAAGGGAATACATAATTTAACAACCCATATCACCAACTTGTTTAACACTTTGTTATCATTGATATTTTGAGCGTCAGAAATAGGATTTCAGAATTTGTAATGCATGGAATGTAAGAAACTAAgacgctaaacacgcgaaagcgtagcggaaaacatctagttcctttccataagatccatgcgaaaggaaaccatatactaagttttacatgagagggttatacctttgttgcgtgtcaTTCGCAATCCCAACAGCAATgtttctttagatgcggatcttagTGCGATCAAGTGGCCGCGCCTCTATGTTATCCATACAAACAagcctcgtttgtctcacaaactcacaaagtggagaatgaaacaaccaaaggttgtgctagcaacccttcttggaagtttcgaccaagtgaagagaggaggaggaagaagagcaagaacaccaaaaattcatcatgaaaatgaatccaaaaacccccttttatagattcatgaaattaccttatgccttaatgtcaattgccttaattgacattaatatttgtcttcatttaatgaatccaatgcatgagcaattcaaattgtttactcttcatccaatgcatccaatgcatgagtaattcaaatTATACACTTCTCTTTTTTcgtgaattcaaattcatgaaatcacttaatgagtccaactcattaaccATCAATCTAATTGACTCACTAAGTTTAattcgaattggactcaatccaatagttggatccaattgagtctagtccaatttgaattatacttaatccaatgatccatcatatgaatccatctccattgacttgttctttgtgtgtgatccaataggttctcgtaatgttagcaatatctctaaaactattttagatacataaacaatgagtgtcaTCTAGCAAGACATTATTGTTACcaaagtgacgagaatgtcgaaatccgacctaaccttttcatgtctattatcttgtatgacttaatccttctatccttgatatctagattgatcaatgaggcatagaccgtgtcatactcttatcaatctttgtgtttcttgatctctaagtatacacactcaatcaaataagctcaatatcgcatattgactcatttaagtatgatcatgcattcttgtgtcctactaatcaaggggtccacacaTATgacttccgttatatggaagggatagatcccatctacatcattcacatccctccgcataacttattgcatatccagtgatcgactttatggtccaccctgtttcgggtgacgtttgtcgataccaaagtatacaactctttatgtagggaaccgtagtgacttcaggtctaaggactattcatactaataatcacatgagaatgtttatgacactcatataacgatccatgaaacattctcatggtggggtcattcagtatatattctctaatatatactcatgtgtcaacttgatatctcatatccatgacttgtgagattaagtcatccgttgacctatatACTAGtttcaacacattaatattgtccttgcatattaatgcttgactaggaatagttaagagtagtgttctatatatatctacaatatctcactatcaattcaaccaattgatatgttgtagattagagcCTCCTGCtgtaggacattattatacttattcattcagcactaaattgaaataaatataataaccaactttgtctttattaataatgaaatatgatacaaaaggagccttTTACAATCggctcataattggtactagggctaatactaacatggAATTGAGTTGATAATTCTGGTAAGAAATGAGCTTTGTCTTTAAAAATCAGCTATATTATCTTTTCATATGAACATTTAGTGATGATGTGATGGACCATACCAATCTCCATTTAATCTAGAGTAAATTGTACACCCTCTCTGGTTTACTTGATATTCCAGGTACCAATCATTTTTTTCCTGAAAGAATCTCCACTTTAGTCCATTATATGGTTTATGTAATCTACCTTACTATAAAGTAAAACACATTATGTTGtgtatttttctttaaacttGTAATTGTCAAGAACAAATTGGTTCAATGTAGTTGAATTAATGAAGTAGCTTAACCAAGGTTTCATATCTTTGCTAAAATTGTATAGTATCTATTACAATATTTCTATAATAATTGACTTGTAGATTCAAGCTGCCTTTAGAACGGATGAAATCCGAAGAACTCCCCCAACCCCTCAAGATGAAATGCGTGCTGGAATGAGCTATTTCCATGAAACTATATGGAAAGGTGTTCCAAAATTTTTGCGACGTGTTGATACAGCACTGAAAAACATTGGGATAAATGAGCGGGTGCCCTATAATGCTCCTCTTATTCAATTTTCATCTTGGATGGGCGGTGATCGGGATGGTAACTCAACTCCTTGGTTTTAGATTAGGCCTACATTTATTTTCCTATTATTTTACGATGGATGTAGTTGATTTGCATATATCCTGATTCCTGAATCTGGGAATGGAATACGGTTTAGGTAATCCAAGAGTTACTCCAGAAGTAACAAGAGATGTGTGCCTGCTGGCGAGAATGATGGCTGCAAACTTGTACTACTCACAAATTGAAGATCTGATGTTTGAGGTATTGAATGGCATTCTTATCATAGTTTTTTATTCTTTCCTTTGCAATGTTTTTGTGTGAATCAATGTGATATTTTCTTGTAGTTGTCTATGTGGCGCTGCAATGCTGAACTTCGAGTACGAGCTGACATTCTACATCAATCCTCGAGAAAAGATGCAAAGCACTACATAGGTTCTATGTTTTCATTGAATTTGTTTTGTTATATAATTGTAATTATGTATATGGATTATATCAGCTTTCACACCTGTGTTATGAGCTTATCTTCTTTGGTATTTATTAGATTGCTTCCCATTTTAGGAAAATCTGTTGAAAATCCTACCATTATGTTTCAACATTGCAACTTGTTAAGTTTCACTTTTTTCagcgtgttttttttttaaatatcaaacTTATGATCACTATGGATTAACAATTCATTGTTTTCTTCTTATTTATTGTTTCACAGAGTTCTGGAAGCAAGTTCCTCCAAATGAGCCTTACCGAGTTATACTTAGTGATGTGAGAGATAAGTTATACAACACACGTGAGCACTCTCGCCATTTACTTTCAAATGGATATTCCGACATTCCTGAGGAAATGACTTTTACAGATGTTGAACAGGTACTTAATGCATCTTTATCTATGGTAAACAGAATTGTTTTAATCTCTATTTTGTGTTATTCTACATATGATGGCCACCATTGGGGTTAAATAATCTTTTGCGCTGTCTTGTAGTTTTTGGAACCTCTTGAACTCTGCTATCGATCACTCTGTGACTGTGGCGACAGACCTATCGCCGATGGGAGCCTTCTTGACTTTTTACGCCAAGTATCAACCTTTGGCCTGTCTCTTGTCCGACTTGATATTAGGCAAGAATCTGACAGGCACACTGATGTTGTTGATGCTATCACTAAACACTTGGGAATTGGATCCTATCGTGATTGGTCTGAGGAGCAACGTCAAGAATGGCTCTTATCTGAACTTAATGGGAAACGCCCTTTGTTTGGTATTGACCTACCAAAGACAGATGAAGTTGCTGATGTTTTGGACACATTCCATGTCATAGCGGAACTTCCTTCAGACAATTTTGGGGCTTACATCATATCAATGGCAACTGCTCCATCAGATGTCTTGGCTGTTGAGCTGTTGCAGCGTGAGTGCCGTGTGAAAAATCCATTGAGAGTAGTCCCATTGTTTGAAAAACTTGCAGATCTTGAGGCTGCTCCAGCAGCTTTGGCCAGACTTTTCTCAATAGATTGGTACAGGAGCAGGATTAACGGGAAGCAAGAAGTCATGATTGGATATTCAGATTCAGGGAAGGATGCTGGGCGGTTTTCTGCTGCTTGGCAGTTATATAAAACTCAAGAGGAGCTTATAGATGTTGCCAACAAGTATGGAGTAAAACTGACCATGTTTCATGGACGAGGTGGAACTGTTGGAAGAGGTGGTGGTCCTACACATCTGGCTATCCTGTCTCAGCCACCAGGTACAATTCATGGATCTCTTAGAGTTACTGTTCAAGGTGAAGTGATTGAGCAGTCCTTTGGAGAGGAACATTTGTGCTTTAGGACACTGCAACGTTTCATAGCTGCTACACTTGAACATGGAATGCATCCCCCCATTTCCCCAAAGCCAGAATGGCGTGTATTGATGGATGAAATGGCTGTTGTTGCTACGAAGGAATATAGATCAATTGTCTTTGGAGAACCACAATTTGTTGAATATTTTCGCCTAGTAAGTAATCTAACTTATTTGATTAATTACTTGCAATTAGCAAACAAGAAATTTAATGAAAATTTGGGGTTGTTAGTTGCACATAACTTTGCTAACCTATTTTGTTGTTCAGTCTCGTTTACAAGTATGTGATGTAGTGCTGATCTTGGTGCctgtcacattatttctaaaagtGGGAATATGGGCTCAAGGGATCTAGTTGTCTAACACATCCTACCTTTATCAGGGTAGTATCTTGTTGACAATGGTAAACAGTAATCAGTATAGCACCTTATCGGAGAAATGATCCCTTTGTCCTATCAAATTCTAGCTTCAACATCTAATGGAATGTGACATCAACTAATCAAGCCTTTGGATAAGGCCCTATTCTCCGTTCACCTCTCCTTGATGCAATTGTGGTTACATTGACAGGCTACACCTGAACTGGAGTATGGGAGGATGAACATTGGAAGCCGTCCATCGAAACGAAAACCCAGTGGGGGCATTGAATCACTTCGTGCAATTCCTTGGATATTTGCATGGACACAGACACGGTTCCATCTACCAGTGTGGCTTGGTTTTGGTGCTGCATTCAAGCATGTCTTTCAAAAAGATATCAACAATCATCAAACTCTTCAGCAGATGTACAACGAATGGCCATTTTTCAGGGTGACCATTGACTTGGTTGAGATGGTTTTTGCCAAGGGAGATCCTGGAATAGCTGCTTTATATGATAAATTGTTGGTTTCTGAGGATCTGTGGCAATTTGGTGAGCAACTCAGAGCCAACTACGAAGAAACAAAGCATCTTCTTCTTCAGGTGCAatttttttcatcaattttttattaACTCCCAGCAGATCATTGAGATACAACAACATCAATATATATATCAATTAGTCTAAAGTGAAACCATTGTTAACTGATGGTTTTGCTTATACACATTAGTTATGAAGCTTATTTTAGTGGTTTTACTGTGTAAGGCAAGTAACTTTTGATTGCCAAGTTTTTAACCATGCATAGCGAGAATGACATATCCTTTAAGTCCAtttatttcataataaaaatatatttatgctttatttcaAGGACTTGCATtactaatttaagtttatttaaaattCTGCCAAAATAATATCTTGTCCATATTAGTCTGAGTTGTTCTAAGAGTCTTTCAAATTTGCTTCTCCATTGTAGGTATAAGATTCTAAACTTTTGCAAATTCTGAGAGTACGAACATATGATATCTTggccatatttttttttttgtgaccaCAAGGTGTTCCTACACCATTCGAGAGTGACAATGTTAAACCCCTCTATAGTTGTGTTATACGGATTTAAACCTTCAACCTTCAACCTTCAACCTTCAACCTTCAACGGAAAGTCTTCTAATCTAGTTCAGTCACCACTTGACAAAGCAATTGTTGGTTGTTTTGTTGCTAGCCACCTAATATCTTACATGCCACAAAAGAAACTGAGTTTTCCTTGTTCATTCCTTTTAAGTTTTATATTCCTTGCATCATGTTTTGTCTGAAGTGCCACCTTGGTTCTCTTCTCGTAGGTCGCTGGACACAAAGATCTATTGGAAGGCGATCCATACCTGAAGCAGAGGTTGCGTCTTCGAGATGCTTACATCACAACTCTGAATGCTTGCCAAGCTTATACCTTGAAGAGAATCAGGGACCCCTCCTACCATGTGAATGTTGGGCCTCATCTATCAAGGGAGATCACAGAATCCAACAAACCTGCAGCGGAGTTGGTGAAGCTCAACCCTAGCAGCGAGTATGCACCTGGGCTGGAGGATACCCTCATTTTGACCATGAAGGGTATTGCTGCTGGAATGCAGAACACTGGTTAAATTATGAACTCAGTAAGGTAATTTACCACCGCAGCTTTCGGTGTTTTATGGAGTTGTTCAAATCCATTGTTGCCTGACTATAGATGGTAAGAAGAATGACTAAACTGAGTCTTATCTGTGAATATGTTTCTTGTGTTTTTAGTTCGCTTGAATCTGAACTTTTACATTGTCAAATCGTTGATGATGTTGGATTCGACTGTTCTGTTGCAGTTTTCTCCTTGTTGGAAGATTCAAATGATGGGTAGTCCATGTTTTGTTGCATGAGTAGAGTAGATTGATCTACTCTAATTTAATTCGATTGGTATTTTCGTTCTAAATCATTCACTCTACTCATCTCGATCAATAGAACCAATGATTCATTGTCTCATTTGACCTATTCAAGTCATCCATCCTCATCGATCCACTCATTTGATCCCCTCCATCTTCTCGTAGCGATTgaagttcatctttttgtttccTTCGATCCCATTTAATACCTACAGAAATTAATTTAGttctttgttaaaaaaaaaagaatcgatAATTTGTCAAAAGGGCGCAATCAAAATTTCAAAAGCTAcattgatattttattttttatttttccaaaaggcgcatttaattttcattttaccctttgaattttTATCTTTCCTTTTTGATTTAGATGCCTCATCTTaccttttaaattattatatatatatatattttttatttttaaactttaataaaaattaaaaaatatataaaagaaggttaatagaaaatttattttttaattttttaatatctataaaagaatataaattaaaataaattaaattaaattaaattaataaatagcttattttattaataaaaatttacttTTGGGCTGGGTTTTAAATATCAATACTATtgtggtgttgatttttaaaatctaCACTTTAAACATCAATATTGGTGTAATGTTAATTTTTAAACAAGAATAATATATTTAAACTCTGGAGCACTATAGATCTAATTGAAATTTTTTAGGTTCATAAAttagttttatcaaaatttattttattactaaatttaggaatttaaatttttaaaaagttaacatgtaataaaaaaaaaggattatatatatatatatatatatatagttttgatatgCTAAAAATCAACAATATACTTCGGATATTATCTgaagtaataggtagataattACCAAAGTAGAtgcacgtgaagtaaaagggtcAATTTATTACTTCGCCACACAATTACCGAAGTCTATCGTCAGTCCAAAATCGATTTAAAATCGAATCAtttttgaagtaaaaatgttataTTACTTCATCGAAATTAGTAAAAGTTCCGAAGTAATTAatgatatattacttcataggttACATTGATTAACGAATTAAAATATGTATACGACTTTACAAGTTTTATACTCTGGTggagtaaatgtttaatttaacTTCTACATTATTTGGCTTCGATAAAGTATTTTGTATTATATTACTTCATCGTAGTGTAGACATAATAGAGCATATTTTACTacagtaaaaattttaatttagcgaAGTAATTTATACAAACGACTTCATAAATTTGATCAGTGGTGAAGTAAATAGTTTTTTTAACTACGTCACTATTTAAATTTGTCAAAGTTTTTGTATTGTATTACTCCACCATTTATTCATAGTGTCAAAGTAATTGACCATATTTACTACAATACAATCTTAAATGACAAAATTGTATATCATAATATTTTACAACATAATATTTAACCATCAAAATTGAtcaaatatatcacaaatatcgATCAAATACAACCCAAAAGTATATtaataaaagatatgtttaaCCAACTTCACCCAAAACCTTTTGTATCTACAAATCTCTAAATATAACTCAAAAGTATATTCACAAAAGACAAGTTCGACCAACTTCACCCAAAAgcttttgtatccataaatctctaaatacaatcaAAAATTTATATCACAGCTTACACTTAGGCACCCACATAGAAGTAGATGAATTCGCTCTATTCACTTCTAACTTTATCATACTGAGCTTGATTGTAatattgtttgattttttttatgctaCAAACTGAAATATTAACAAAGGTTTTAGGGTAAATGCAAAATGActcaatatttcataaagaagaaattcaccttcttcttcaatagtggatcttcatccaagactctctttcatgtaccgaattatacaatatccacattcaacatcacaattttattttagattaccctaataaaattgaaaatgTAATGTAATTAGTTgcaatccaaataataagaattattaattaatatctaaatacATAACCACAATACATACCGTCAAttatttaaaacttgatcttttTGAAATATcccttgatgcattgtatatcttgaccccactacattgtaaaaaatagaaagttattttttttaacttctaaTGAACTGAATGCATTCACAATCAGCATAATGTACTTCCTACTTGTTCTCGATTCTTGttactcaaagagtccaataaatatatcatattttatcttcattaattatagtaAGGATCCAATGGTACATGCATAAGTGAAAATATA
Coding sequences within it:
- the LOC122014573 gene encoding phosphoenolpyruvate carboxylase, housekeeping isozyme-like; protein product: MNKLEMMASIDAHMRLLAPAKVSDDDKLVEYDALLLDRFLDILQDLHGEEIRETVQDLYEFSAEYEERHESQKLEELGKVLTSLDAGDTIVVTKSFSHMLNLANLAEEVQIAYRRRIKLKKGDFVDENSATTESDIEETLKRLVVQLKKSKEEVFDALKNQTVDLVLTAHPTQSVRRSLLQKHARIRNCLTQLNTKDITPDDKQELDEALQREIQAAFRTDEIRRTPPTPQDEMRAGMSYFHETIWKGVPKFLRRVDTALKNIGINERVPYNAPLIQFSSWMGGDRDGNPRVTPEVTRDVCLLARMMAANLYYSQIEDLMFELSMWRCNAELRVRADILHQSSRKDAKHYIEFWKQVPPNEPYRVILSDVRDKLYNTREHSRHLLSNGYSDIPEEMTFTDVEQFLEPLELCYRSLCDCGDRPIADGSLLDFLRQVSTFGLSLVRLDIRQESDRHTDVVDAITKHLGIGSYRDWSEEQRQEWLLSELNGKRPLFGIDLPKTDEVADVLDTFHVIAELPSDNFGAYIISMATAPSDVLAVELLQRECRVKNPLRVVPLFEKLADLEAAPAALARLFSIDWYRSRINGKQEVMIGYSDSGKDAGRFSAAWQLYKTQEELIDVANKYGVKLTMFHGRGGTVGRGGGPTHLAILSQPPGTIHGSLRVTVQGEVIEQSFGEEHLCFRTLQRFIAATLEHGMHPPISPKPEWRVLMDEMAVVATKEYRSIVFGEPQFVEYFRLATPELEYGRMNIGSRPSKRKPSGGIESLRAIPWIFAWTQTRFHLPVWLGFGAAFKHVFQKDINNHQTLQQMYNEWPFFRVTIDLVEMVFAKGDPGIAALYDKLLVSEDLWQFGEQLRANYEETKHLLLQVAGHKDLLEGDPYLKQRLRLRDAYITTLNACQAYTLKRIRDPSYHVNVGPHLSREITESNKPAAELVKLNPSSEYAPGLEDTLILTMKGIAAGMQNTG